The window TATCTCCGCTGGTCGCAAGACGGCGGCACACGGGAGCGCTATGTCTGCGAAGTGGACCATGCCACTCGCGGGGAGAACCTCGCCGAGGCGTGGCGCCAGGCCCGGGAAATGGGCATGGTGAGCGATCGCCCCCTGCCGGCCGACTCCAAGGCGTCCTCCACCAGCGTTCGCGCCGTGATGCGAGCCAATCGCGGCAAGGACACCGGTCCAGAGCTCGCCCTGCGGAAACTGCTGTACCGGCGCGGCCTGCGTTACCGGGTGGACACGCGCCCCATTCCCGAGATCCGGCGCCGGGCGGACCTCGTGTTCTCTGGTCCCCGGGTCGCGGTGTTCGTGGACGGCTGCTTCTGGCATGGCTGTCCCGAGCACTACCGTGCCGCGACGAGGAACGCCGAGTTCTGGCGGGACAAGATCGAGGGCAACAAGAACAGGGATGTCGAGACCACCGAGGCTCTCCGCTCCGCAGGCTGGGCCGTGATCCGGGTCTGGGAGCACGAGGCCCCGGAGTCGGCGGCCGAGCTGATCGCCCACGAGGTCCAGGCGCGGCGGGCGGGGGCAAGGTCCAAGCCCACAGGCGTCGACGCTCTCGCTAGAGGGGACGGCCACTGAGCAGGTCGTCGATGGCGTCCGTCAGACGCCGCAGGACGATCCGCCCGTCGTCCGTGCTCGCGGCCATTACCTTCTCGCCTGGGTTGAGGCCGGCTTGGGCAAGAAGGCTGATGGGCAGTACGACGGTGCCGTCGTCGCGGATGGTCACTTCTTGCGGGTCCTGGATCATCGGCATAGTGTCTCACCCCCTCCCCCAGCCCCCACCTGAGAATTCGGGTGGCGCTCCCGTCACCCCTACGACGTGCTGGTCGCTCTCGACGCGCGCAACCGGCCTTGGTCATCCGCTTTGGTGATGTCCAGGGCGAGCGGGTCACTCCTTGCCGTTCCGGGCCCCCACGACGTTCTCCACAGGCCGCTCACCGTTGATGACCAGCGAAGGGCCGTGGCCATGCTCGATC is drawn from Streptomyces sp. NBC_01717 and contains these coding sequences:
- a CDS encoding AbrB/MazE/SpoVT family DNA-binding domain-containing protein, with translation MIQDPQEVTIRDDGTVVLPISLLAQAGLNPGEKVMAASTDDGRIVLRRLTDAIDDLLSGRPL
- a CDS encoding very short patch repair endonuclease; this encodes MPRPTGHAGHWKESLPPERAYKRRAGSATPTLEQDRAAGGRDRRAVALGDGRYACASIALKLYRRTRRIRAYLRWSQDGGTRERYVCEVDHATRGENLAEAWRQAREMGMVSDRPLPADSKASSTSVRAVMRANRGKDTGPELALRKLLYRRGLRYRVDTRPIPEIRRRADLVFSGPRVAVFVDGCFWHGCPEHYRAATRNAEFWRDKIEGNKNRDVETTEALRSAGWAVIRVWEHEAPESAAELIAHEVQARRAGARSKPTGVDALARGDGH